The Amaranthus tricolor cultivar Red isolate AtriRed21 chromosome 6, ASM2621246v1, whole genome shotgun sequence genome has a segment encoding these proteins:
- the LOC130815501 gene encoding uncharacterized protein LOC130815501, with amino-acid sequence MRLNPEKCVFGVTGGKCLGFLVDERGIEANPDKIQAIWDMKSPGSVKEVQKLTGCIAALGRFLSKFADRCSPFFKTLKQSKFEWTREAEESFQQLKEHLSTFPKLVSPYEGEKLVLYVSVSEYSLSGVLIAERETKQFPVYYVSHAFQGSEGNYSEVEKVLFAIVMASRKLKPYFQSHQIIVRSSQPVKKILEGKNKSSRVTDWANQLADFGIEYEPRTAIKAQALADFIAESTIPQHHEPSQEWKLYVDGSSTQSASGAGLLIMSSAGVRMERAVRFEFAAFNNEAEYEALLMGLKICHEAGAKVLSTFSDFQLIVGQVNGEFKAKDDGMKMYLQQVRKFVKKFDKFTLVDIPRSQNAQADSLAKLTSSAETSAAREIIWEVFPNPSINLMVNTIDRSEMWMKPYIKFVQNQTLPHDENQAKVLQKKARWEDAETLVKRCPECQYHSKIGRKSSNYLSVMQAVLPFDKWGMDLLGPFPPAKGQHKFIIVAIDYFTKYVEAEPLSSITDKQVCQFIWRNIITRYGIPCVIITNNGRQFVTNKEILNGIKKKLEGVKGTWDEELPGILWASRTTVKEATGHTPFSLVYGSEAVLPVEIGVLTRRERTTEKENLDLLPETRENALLRSMAQKQKIIRSFNRLVKTKHIHVGDFVLRKVEATGKIVDKGKLGANWDGPFKIVRVIKPRTFELEDIKGKKLPRPWNGDHLKKYFIQ; translated from the exons ATGAGACTCAACCCTGAAAAGTGCGTGTTTGGAGTCACCGGCGGGAAATGCCTTGGTTTCCTTGTTGATGAAAGAGGAATAGAAGCCAACCCGGACAAGATACAGGCAATCTGGGACATGAAGTCCCCGGGGTCCGTAAAAGAAGTTCAAAAGCTAACAGGATGCATAGCTGCCTTGGGACGGTTTCTATCAAAGTTCGCGGATAGATGCTCgcccttcttcaaaaccctcaagcaaagcaagttcgaatggacaaGAGAAGCCGAAGAATCCTTTCAGCAGTTGAAAGAGCACTTATCCACTTTCCCGAAACTGGTTTCGCCATACGAAGGAGAAAAATTGGTTTTATACGTCTCGGTCTCCGAATACTCTCTGTCAGGAGTACTGATCGCCGAAAGAGAAACGAAGCAATTCCCCGTATACTATGTGAGTCACGCCTTTCAAGGATCTGAGGGAAACTACAGCGAAGTAGAAAAGGTCCTATTTGCAATCGTGATGGCGAGCAGAAAACTGAAACCatacttccaatcccaccagatcatcgtcAGATCCAGCCAACccgtgaaaaagattctggaaggaaaaaacaaatcaagccgCGTCACTGATTGGGCTAATCAACTTGCAGATTTCGGCATCGAATACGAACCACGAACAGCAATCAAAGCACAAGCCTTGGCGGACTTCATCGCCGAAAGCACTATCCCCCAACATCATGAGCCTAGTCAAGAATGGAAGTTATATGTGGATGGATCCTCAACACAATCAGCCAGCGGAGCTGGGCTGCTGATCATGTCTTCtgccggggtccgtatggaaagagcAGTCAGATTCGAGTTCGCGGCCTTTAATAATGAAGCGGAATACGAAGCATTACTCATGGGGCTCAAAATCTGCCATGAAGCAGGGGCGAAAGTATTATCCACTTTTTCTGACTTCCAGTTAATAGTCGGACAAGTAAATGGAGAATTCAAGGCCAAAGATGATGGCATGAAGATGTACTTGCAACAAGTAAGAAAATTTGTCAAgaaattcgacaaattcacaTTAGTCGACATCCCAAGATCTCAAAACGCACAAGCCGATTCCCTGGCAAAACTCACCAGCTCAGCtgaaacatccgcggctcgcGAAATAATCTGGGAAGTTTTTCCGAACCCCAGTATCAACCTCATGGTTAACACAATTGATAGATCAGAGATGTGGATGAAACCGTACATCAAATTTGTGCAAAATCAGACGCTCCCCCATGACGAGAATCAAGCCAAAGTGCTTCAAAAGAAGGCCAGATG GGAAGACGCGGAAACCTTGGTCAAGCGATGTCCCGAATGCCAATACCACTCAAAGATTGGAAGAAAATCATCTAACTACCTGTCCGTCATGCAAGCCGTCTTACCGTTCGATAAATGGGGTATggatctccttggccccttccctCCCGCAAAGGGACAACACAAATTCATTATagtggccattgattatttcaccaaGTACGTGGAAGCAGAGCCCCTCAGCTCCATCACGGATAAACAAGTCTGTCAATTCATATGGCGAAATATCATCACGAGATACGGCATTCCTTGTGTGATCATTACCAACAATGGAAGACAATTTGTCA CAAACAAAGAGATCCTGAACGGTATCAAAAAGAAACTAGAGGGGGTTAAAGGTACTTGGGACGAGGAACTACCCGGCATCCTGTGGGCAAGCCGAACAACCGTCAAAGAAGCAACGGGGCATACCCCATTCTCTCTGGTATATGGATCTGAAGCGGTGCTTCCAGTAGAAATAGGTGTACTCACACGACGAGAACGAACAACGGAAAAGGAGAACTTGGATCTGCTTCCAGAAACACGGGAGAACGCATTATTAAGGTCCATGGCCCAGAAGCAAAAAATAATTCGCAGCTTCAACCGGCTCGTCAAAACCAAACATATTCATGTTGGGGACTTCGTCCTACGCAAAGTTGAAGCCACAGGGAAAATCGTAGATAAAGGGAAGCTTGGAGCCAACTGGGATGGTCCGTTCAAAATCGTCCGTGTCATCAAACCTAGAACATTTGAACTGGAAGACATAAAAGGAAAGAAGCTACCTcgcccatggaatggagatcatTTAAAAAAGTACTTCATTCAATAA